The Candidatus Saccharimonadales bacterium genomic sequence CGAATCTCTGACATCGAACACGTGGTCTCACACGTAGAGCTAATCCAGACCCCGAAAGATAAAACCATCGTCGAGTTGGGAAACACCGTGACTCTAAATAACGGTCAAGACCGCCATCTAACCGTCGTCGGTTCAGTAGAAGCCGATCCAGCAGAAAATCGCATTTCAGACGAGTCCCCTTTAGGCAAGGCGATTCTAGGTAAAAAAGTCGGTGATAAAGTCGAAATTGAAACGCCGGCTGGCAAAACCGTCTATACTGTCAAAGATATAAAGTAAGCGCAAATCCTAAAAAATGGCGGACAGTAATTTCTGGCTCGACACCGTCGCAACCGACATTGACAGGCAACATCCCGACGGGGAAGTTGTAGTTTCTTCCGGTGTTTCACCTTCCGGCGCCTATCATGTCGGT encodes the following:
- the greA gene encoding transcription elongation factor GreA, encoding MNKKEYRLTPGGLEELKRELETLKARRLTIAEKLKNARELGDLSENAEYHTAREEQIQVEGRISDIEHVVSHVELIQTPKDKTIVELGNTVTLNNGQDRHLTVVGSVEADPAENRISDESPLGKAILGKKVGDKVEIETPAGKTVYTVKDIK